One part of the Acuticoccus sediminis genome encodes these proteins:
- a CDS encoding RsmB/NOP family class I SAM-dependent RNA methyltransferase, with the protein MRPAGRIAAAIEVLADVETRHRPVADALKDWGLSHRFAGSGDRAAIGNLVYDVLRWRRSSAWRAGADTPRAATLATLRFHWGVGPADLETLATEEHGPGALTEEERAALSADRLGDAPPDVAADVPDWLAPAFEDNFGDDWVNEAASLAARAPVDLRVNTLKSDRAKVLSALKRFGATASPISPVGVRLPARAGWERSPNIVREDVYQRGHVEVQDIGSQAAALMVLAHPGEQILDLCAGAGGKTLALAAQMDNRGQLHATDADQNQLAPIFERLKRAGVRNAQVHRAGSDLSALEGRMDKVLVDAPCSGSGTWRRRPETKWRLTPEALERRTDQQAAVLDQARAFVRPGGTLIYVTCSVLPQENEAQIADFLDRAADFTLTSMADAWVDIAGEDAPMPWSAEGLMMTMTPAATGTDGFFVAALKRTG; encoded by the coding sequence TTGAGACCTGCAGGCCGCATCGCAGCCGCCATCGAAGTGCTCGCCGACGTCGAGACGCGTCACCGACCCGTCGCGGACGCGTTGAAGGACTGGGGCCTGTCGCACCGCTTCGCCGGTTCCGGCGATCGCGCCGCGATCGGCAACCTCGTCTACGACGTCCTGCGCTGGCGCCGCTCGTCCGCCTGGCGGGCAGGGGCGGACACGCCGCGCGCGGCGACGCTTGCCACATTGCGGTTCCACTGGGGCGTCGGCCCGGCCGACCTCGAGACGCTCGCCACCGAGGAGCACGGCCCGGGCGCCCTCACCGAGGAGGAGCGCGCGGCGCTGTCGGCCGACCGCCTCGGCGACGCGCCGCCGGACGTGGCGGCCGATGTGCCCGACTGGCTCGCCCCGGCGTTCGAGGACAATTTCGGCGACGACTGGGTGAACGAGGCGGCCTCGCTGGCCGCACGCGCGCCGGTGGACCTTCGCGTCAACACGCTGAAGTCGGACCGGGCGAAGGTGCTTTCCGCGCTGAAGCGCTTCGGCGCGACGGCGAGCCCGATCAGCCCCGTCGGGGTACGCCTTCCGGCCCGCGCCGGGTGGGAGCGCTCGCCCAACATCGTGCGCGAGGACGTCTACCAGCGCGGCCACGTCGAGGTGCAGGACATTGGCAGCCAGGCGGCCGCGCTGATGGTGCTCGCCCACCCCGGCGAGCAGATCCTCGACCTGTGCGCTGGGGCAGGGGGCAAGACGCTGGCGCTCGCGGCGCAGATGGACAATCGCGGCCAGCTTCATGCGACGGACGCCGACCAGAACCAGCTCGCCCCGATCTTCGAGCGGCTGAAGCGGGCGGGCGTGCGCAACGCGCAGGTGCACCGCGCCGGCTCCGACCTGTCGGCGCTGGAGGGCCGGATGGACAAGGTGCTGGTCGACGCGCCGTGCTCGGGTTCCGGCACCTGGCGGCGGCGGCCGGAGACGAAGTGGCGCCTCACCCCGGAGGCGCTGGAGCGCCGCACCGACCAGCAGGCGGCCGTGCTCGACCAGGCGCGCGCCTTCGTGCGGCCGGGCGGCACGCTCATCTACGTCACCTGTTCCGTGCTGCCGCAGGAGAACGAGGCGCAGATCGCCGACTTCCTGGACCGCGCTGCGGACTTCACGCTGACCTCGATGGCCGACGCCTGGGTCGATATCGCCGGCGAAGATGCGCCGATGCCCTGGAGCGCCGAGGGGCTGATGATGACGATGACCCCGGCCGCCACCGGCACCGACGGCTTCTTCGTCGCTGCCCTGAAGCGCACCGGATGA
- the thiC gene encoding phosphomethylpyrimidine synthase ThiC: protein MTDVSPTVTTGPLPASRRIYRPGTMHPDIRVPLRQIDVHPSAGEPPVTVYDSSGPYTDPAAEIAIDRGLPRLRSDWIAARGDTEAYDGRTVKAEDNGFAQGERLTPEFPVRHRPLRALSGRAVTQIAYARAGIVTPEMEFVAIRENLGRAALKETLVRDGEDFGAEIPDYVTPEFVRDEIARGRAIIPANINHPELEPTAIGRNFLVKINANIGNSAVTSSMAEEVEKMVWATRWGADTVMDLSTGRNIHNIRDWIVRNAAVPIGTVPIYQALEKVGGIAEALNWEVFRDTLVEQAEQGVDYFTIHAGVRLHMIPLTVDRVTGIVSRGGSIMAKWCLHHHRESFLYEHFEEICDIARAYDVSFSLGDGLRPGSIADANDAAQFAELETLGELTKIAWAKDCQVMIEGPGHVPMHKIKANMDKQLAVCGEAPFYTLGPLTTDIAPGYDHITSGIGAAMIGWFGTAMLCYVTPKEHLGLPDRDDVKTGVITYKIAAHAADLAKGHPAAKIRDDALSRARFEFRWEDQFNLSLDPDTARAFHDETLPKEAHKVAHFCSMCGPKFCSMRISHDIREEAKAAAGMADMAERYRDGGNLYMPVEEVQS from the coding sequence ATGACCGACGTTTCACCGACCGTTACCACCGGCCCGCTGCCCGCCTCGCGCCGGATCTACCGGCCCGGGACGATGCACCCGGACATCCGCGTGCCGCTGCGGCAGATCGACGTGCATCCCTCGGCCGGCGAGCCGCCCGTCACGGTCTACGACAGCTCCGGCCCCTACACCGACCCCGCCGCCGAGATCGCCATCGACCGCGGCCTCCCCCGGCTCCGCTCCGACTGGATCGCCGCGCGGGGCGACACCGAGGCCTACGACGGTCGCACCGTGAAGGCCGAGGACAACGGCTTCGCGCAGGGCGAGCGCCTGACGCCGGAGTTCCCGGTCCGGCACCGGCCCCTGCGCGCGCTTTCCGGACGGGCCGTCACGCAGATCGCCTACGCCCGCGCCGGGATCGTCACGCCAGAGATGGAGTTCGTGGCGATCCGCGAGAACCTCGGCCGTGCCGCCCTCAAGGAGACGCTCGTGCGCGACGGCGAGGACTTCGGCGCGGAGATCCCGGACTACGTCACCCCCGAGTTCGTGCGCGACGAGATCGCGAGGGGGCGCGCGATCATCCCGGCCAACATCAACCACCCCGAGCTCGAGCCGACGGCGATCGGGCGCAACTTCCTCGTGAAGATCAACGCCAACATCGGCAACTCGGCCGTCACCTCGTCCATGGCCGAGGAGGTGGAGAAGATGGTGTGGGCCACGCGCTGGGGGGCGGACACGGTCATGGACCTCTCCACCGGCCGCAACATCCACAACATCCGCGACTGGATCGTCCGCAACGCCGCCGTCCCCATCGGCACGGTGCCGATCTACCAGGCGCTGGAGAAGGTCGGCGGCATCGCCGAGGCGCTCAACTGGGAGGTGTTCCGCGACACCCTCGTCGAGCAGGCCGAGCAGGGCGTCGACTACTTCACCATCCACGCCGGCGTCAGGCTCCACATGATCCCGCTGACGGTGGACCGGGTGACCGGCATCGTCTCGCGCGGCGGGTCGATCATGGCCAAGTGGTGCCTCCACCACCACCGCGAGAGCTTCCTCTACGAGCACTTCGAGGAGATCTGCGACATCGCGCGGGCCTATGACGTGTCGTTCTCGCTCGGCGACGGCCTGCGCCCCGGCTCCATCGCCGACGCCAACGACGCGGCGCAGTTCGCCGAGCTTGAGACGCTCGGCGAGCTCACAAAAATCGCCTGGGCGAAGGACTGCCAGGTGATGATCGAGGGGCCCGGACACGTCCCCATGCATAAGATCAAGGCCAACATGGACAAGCAGCTCGCCGTCTGCGGCGAGGCGCCGTTCTACACCCTCGGTCCGCTCACGACCGACATCGCGCCGGGCTACGACCACATCACCTCCGGCATCGGCGCGGCGATGATCGGCTGGTTCGGCACCGCGATGCTCTGCTACGTCACCCCCAAGGAGCACCTCGGCCTGCCCGACCGGGACGACGTGAAGACCGGCGTCATCACCTACAAGATCGCGGCCCACGCGGCGGACCTCGCCAAGGGCCACCCGGCCGCGAAGATCCGCGACGACGCGCTGTCGCGCGCCCGGTTCGAGTTCCGCTGGGAGGACCAGTTCAACCTTTCGCTGGACCCCGACACCGCCCGCGCCTTCCACGACGAGACGCTGCCGAAGGAGGCGCACAAGGTCGCGCACTTCTGCTCCATGTGCGGGCCGAAGTTCTGCTCGATGCGCATCTCACACGACATCCGCGAGGAGGCGAAGGCCGCCGCCGGCATGGCCGACATGGCCGAGCGCTACCGCGACGGCGGCAACCTCTACATGCCGGTCGAAGAGGTGCAGTCGTGA
- the mtnA gene encoding S-methyl-5-thioribose-1-phosphate isomerase: MKTSADGSARRTIWATGDGAVEIIDQTRLPHEYATKRLASVEDVAEAIAVMRVRGAPLIGATAAYGMAIAADVDPSDAALALARQILFATRPTAVNLGWALARVADVLASLPLERRAEAAWTEAEAIAAEDIALNGAIGDHGLALIKAAQKARPGETVNVLTHCNAGWLATVGWGTATAPIYKAHAAGIPIHVWVDETRPRNQGASLTAWELAEAGVPHTLIADNAGGHLMQHGRVDLCIVGTDRTAANGDVCNKIGTYLKALAAHDNGVPFYVALPSPTLDLSLQSGRDVPIEERAGTEVTEITGRTADGRIESVCVTTPSTAAANPAFDVTPARLVTGLVTERGVIEPERLREVFGSRA, from the coding sequence ATGAAGACCAGTGCGGACGGATCGGCACGGCGGACCATCTGGGCGACCGGCGACGGCGCGGTCGAGATCATCGACCAGACCCGGCTGCCGCACGAGTATGCGACGAAGCGGCTGGCCTCGGTGGAGGACGTCGCCGAGGCGATCGCCGTCATGCGGGTCCGCGGGGCGCCGCTGATCGGCGCGACCGCCGCCTACGGCATGGCGATCGCCGCGGATGTCGACCCGTCCGACGCCGCCCTCGCGCTGGCGCGGCAGATCCTGTTCGCGACGCGCCCGACGGCGGTGAACCTCGGCTGGGCCCTGGCGCGCGTCGCCGACGTCCTGGCGTCGCTGCCGCTGGAGCGGCGGGCGGAGGCCGCGTGGACGGAGGCGGAAGCGATCGCCGCCGAGGACATCGCTCTCAACGGGGCGATCGGCGACCACGGGCTGGCGCTCATCAAGGCGGCGCAGAAGGCGCGGCCGGGGGAGACCGTCAACGTCCTCACCCACTGCAACGCCGGCTGGCTCGCGACGGTCGGGTGGGGGACGGCGACCGCGCCCATCTACAAGGCCCACGCCGCCGGCATCCCGATCCATGTCTGGGTCGACGAGACGCGCCCGCGCAACCAGGGTGCCTCGCTGACGGCGTGGGAACTCGCCGAGGCGGGCGTGCCCCACACCCTCATCGCCGACAACGCGGGCGGGCACCTGATGCAGCACGGCCGGGTGGATCTGTGCATCGTCGGCACCGACCGCACCGCCGCCAACGGCGACGTCTGCAACAAGATCGGCACCTACCTGAAGGCACTCGCCGCGCACGACAACGGCGTCCCGTTCTACGTCGCGCTGCCCTCGCCGACGCTCGACCTCTCGCTGCAGAGCGGGCGGGACGTTCCGATCGAGGAGCGGGCCGGCACCGAGGTCACCGAGATCACCGGCCGAACGGCGGACGGGCGCATCGAATCGGTCTGCGTGACGACGCCATCGACCGCCGCCGCGAACCCCGCGTTCGACGTGACGCCGGCGCGGCTGGTGACCGGGCTCGTCACCGAGCGCGGCGTCATCGAGCCGGAGCGGCTGCGCGAGGTCTTCGGCTCCAGGGCCTGA
- a CDS encoding sugar kinase has product MDILCLGEPMIEFNRQSDGRWLEGFGGDVSNVAIAAARQGAKVGMLSALGRDQFGDAIMDLWHTEGVDTRYVTRHADAPTGIYFVDHGEKGHSFSYRRAGSAAALMKPADLPDGAIAGARLLHLSGISQAISDTACDTCFEAMRQAKRADVTVSYDLNYRARLWPLGRARAVIHEALRYATVALPGFDDASVLSGLQDPRAILDFYAAFGPGVVALTLGADGAIVRDGERVIDVPTFPTEAVDASGAGDCFDGSFLVRWLETGDAGAAATYAACAAALSVRGYGAVAPIPTASAVHEALAAAA; this is encoded by the coding sequence ATGGACATCCTCTGCCTCGGAGAGCCGATGATCGAGTTCAACCGCCAGTCGGACGGGAGGTGGCTCGAGGGATTCGGCGGGGACGTGTCCAACGTCGCGATCGCGGCGGCGCGGCAGGGGGCGAAGGTCGGCATGCTCTCCGCGCTCGGCCGCGACCAGTTCGGCGACGCGATCATGGACCTGTGGCACACCGAGGGCGTCGATACGCGCTACGTCACGCGCCACGCCGACGCGCCGACGGGCATCTACTTCGTCGACCATGGCGAGAAGGGCCACAGCTTCTCCTACCGTCGGGCGGGTTCGGCCGCCGCACTGATGAAGCCGGCGGACCTCCCCGACGGGGCGATCGCGGGCGCAAGGCTCCTGCACCTCTCCGGCATCAGCCAGGCGATCTCCGACACCGCGTGCGACACCTGCTTCGAGGCGATGCGTCAGGCGAAGCGGGCGGACGTCACCGTCTCCTACGACCTTAACTACCGGGCGCGGCTGTGGCCGCTGGGGCGTGCGCGGGCCGTCATCCATGAGGCGCTGCGCTACGCGACGGTGGCGCTGCCGGGCTTCGACGACGCCTCGGTGCTCTCCGGCCTCCAGGACCCCCGGGCGATCCTGGACTTCTACGCCGCCTTCGGCCCCGGCGTCGTCGCGCTGACCCTGGGCGCGGACGGCGCGATCGTGCGCGACGGCGAGCGCGTCATCGACGTTCCGACCTTCCCGACCGAGGCGGTCGACGCGTCCGGCGCGGGCGACTGCTTCGACGGCTCCTTCCTCGTGCGGTGGCTGGAGACCGGCGACGCCGGGGCGGCCGCCACGTACGCGGCCTGCGCGGCGGCGCTTTCGGTCCGCGGCTACGGGGCCGTCGCGCCGATCCCGACGGCCTCCGCGGTGCACGAGGCGCTGGCGGCGGCGGCCTGA
- a CDS encoding DUF1289 domain-containing protein — protein sequence MSAAGDSPCTKVCRIAPATGLCLGCARTIDEIAGWATMSAADRAAVLADLPHRNPGDAGSGGNVR from the coding sequence GTGAGCGCGGCCGGCGACAGCCCGTGCACCAAGGTGTGCCGGATCGCGCCGGCGACGGGGCTCTGCCTCGGCTGCGCGCGTACCATCGACGAGATCGCCGGCTGGGCGACGATGAGCGCGGCGGATCGTGCCGCCGTCCTCGCCGACCTCCCGCACCGAAATCCCGGCGACGCTGGCTCGGGCGGCAACGTCCGGTGA
- a CDS encoding 2-dehydro-3-deoxy-6-phosphogalactonate aldolase: MTLDDALKSMPVVAVLRGLSPDEAEGVGQALLDAAIPVMEVPLNSPDPFRSIRIQADRFGGSSIVGAGTVLVPEDVSRVADAGGTIIVSPNFDEEVVKATKRCGLLSVPGVFTPSEAFRALAAGADALKLFPGDGLSPKVVKAMRAVLPKGTRLVVTGGVDANNIGEWLAGGADGVGIGSALYKPGKSLADVAADAKSFAAATRAAMGR; encoded by the coding sequence ATGACCCTCGATGATGCGCTGAAATCCATGCCGGTCGTCGCGGTCTTGCGTGGCCTCTCGCCGGACGAGGCCGAGGGCGTCGGCCAGGCGCTGCTCGACGCCGCGATCCCGGTGATGGAGGTCCCCCTCAACTCGCCGGACCCGTTCAGGTCGATCCGCATCCAGGCGGACCGGTTCGGCGGGTCGTCCATCGTCGGCGCCGGCACGGTTCTGGTCCCGGAGGACGTCTCGCGCGTCGCCGACGCGGGCGGGACCATCATCGTGTCGCCGAACTTCGACGAGGAGGTCGTGAAGGCGACCAAGCGCTGCGGGCTCCTCTCGGTGCCGGGCGTCTTCACACCGTCCGAGGCGTTCAGGGCACTGGCGGCGGGCGCTGACGCGCTGAAGCTCTTCCCCGGCGACGGCCTCTCGCCGAAGGTGGTGAAGGCGATGCGCGCGGTGCTGCCGAAGGGCACGCGCCTCGTCGTGACCGGCGGCGTCGACGCCAACAACATCGGCGAGTGGCTCGCCGGCGGGGCGGACGGCGTCGGCATCGGCTCGGCGCTCTACAAGCCCGGCAAGTCGCTGGCGGATGTCGCCGCCGACGCGAAGTCCTTCGCGGCTGCGACCCGCGCGGCGATGGGGCGTTGA
- the thiM gene encoding hydroxyethylthiazole kinase yields the protein MTQSPGALLGALRTSPPLVQCLTNYVAMNIAANVLLAAGASPAMVSDAEEAGEFAGIAGAVTVNIGTLSAPFIAGCHAAIAGAKAAGRPWVLDPVACQATALRRRVSAEMVAAGPTIVRGNASEVLSLAGEESQGQGVDGRDEVDAAAPGARRLAEKTGAIVAVTGAVDLVTDGTRVARIAGGSIYMPMNTAIGCSLTALCGAYATVADDPFDATVGALAHFAEAGRAAHPLADGPGTFGPRFVDALRALTPEALDRTAEVRFQ from the coding sequence GTGACCCAGTCTCCGGGCGCCCTCCTCGGCGCCCTGCGGACGAGCCCGCCGCTCGTCCAGTGCCTGACGAACTACGTGGCGATGAACATCGCCGCGAACGTCCTCCTGGCGGCCGGCGCCTCGCCGGCGATGGTGTCGGACGCCGAGGAGGCGGGCGAGTTCGCCGGGATCGCCGGGGCGGTGACGGTGAACATCGGCACCCTCTCCGCCCCCTTCATCGCCGGCTGCCACGCGGCGATCGCGGGAGCGAAGGCGGCCGGGCGGCCCTGGGTCCTCGACCCGGTCGCCTGCCAGGCGACGGCGCTCCGGCGCCGCGTCTCGGCCGAGATGGTGGCGGCCGGGCCGACGATCGTCCGCGGCAACGCCTCCGAGGTCCTGTCGCTCGCCGGCGAGGAGAGCCAGGGCCAGGGCGTCGACGGGCGCGACGAGGTGGACGCCGCGGCCCCCGGAGCCCGCCGCCTCGCCGAAAAGACCGGCGCGATCGTCGCCGTGACCGGCGCGGTCGACCTCGTAACCGACGGGACACGGGTTGCAAGGATCGCCGGAGGATCGATCTATATGCCCATGAACACCGCCATCGGCTGCTCCCTCACCGCCCTCTGCGGCGCCTACGCCACCGTGGCGGACGATCCGTTCGACGCGACCGTCGGCGCCCTCGCCCACTTCGCCGAGGCCGGCCGTGCGGCACATCCGCTCGCCGACGGTCCCGGCACGTTCGGGCCGCGCTTCGTCGACGCCCTCCGCGCCCTGACCCCCGAGGCGCTCGACCGCACCGCCGAAGTGAGATTTCAATGA
- a CDS encoding adenylate/guanylate cyclase domain-containing protein, whose amino-acid sequence MSTIGNASPGTGLEPPGAAIGAAAAIGAPEGALRVRMEQRSERSLAAEEAAGRRLALKGRIVALVAIAFVNFLTLPFPQSLYYEAMLLLFLVSGLARYGLERLGFFRWWFPYAQVVIDAVLLAAVLVLPNPLGGMEQPLQLELRFSNFTYFYILLVELAFSYQPKLVVWGGVACSLVWGATVALIASLADTDIADVARLVYDPTIPQIASPTFVDLRAPFVNVMVFLTVSMLMAAVVARSRHLVLRQSTLERERVNLARHFPPAIVDRLAAQDRTTLADTREQRAAIMFADLVGFTKWAEPHPPHDVIVMLRAVHARLEDEVFRHHGMLDKFTGDGMMATFGTLDPEPDDIANAVACVRSIVDDFAAWNRERAQRGAPPVSISVGLHYGPVVLGNIGTERRLEFAVLGDTVNVAARLETLTRQLHASAVISMDVADALKLADPETADRLLDGFAYRGRATLKGRMHPVTVLSYG is encoded by the coding sequence ATGAGCACGATCGGAAATGCATCGCCGGGGACCGGCCTGGAGCCGCCCGGCGCCGCCATCGGGGCGGCCGCCGCAATCGGCGCACCCGAAGGCGCACTTCGCGTGCGCATGGAGCAGCGCTCGGAGCGCAGCCTCGCGGCGGAGGAGGCCGCCGGCCGGCGGCTCGCCCTCAAGGGGCGGATCGTGGCGCTGGTGGCGATCGCGTTCGTCAACTTCTTGACGCTGCCGTTCCCGCAGTCGCTCTACTACGAGGCGATGCTGCTGCTCTTCCTGGTGTCGGGCCTGGCGCGGTACGGGCTGGAGCGGCTCGGGTTCTTCCGCTGGTGGTTCCCCTACGCCCAGGTCGTCATCGATGCGGTCCTGCTGGCGGCGGTGCTCGTCCTGCCGAATCCGCTGGGCGGGATGGAGCAGCCGCTCCAGCTCGAACTGCGCTTCAGCAATTTCACCTACTTCTACATCCTGCTGGTGGAGCTCGCGTTCAGCTACCAGCCGAAGCTGGTGGTGTGGGGCGGGGTCGCCTGCTCGCTGGTCTGGGGGGCGACGGTCGCGCTGATCGCCTCGCTCGCCGACACGGACATCGCCGACGTCGCGCGCCTTGTCTACGATCCGACGATACCGCAGATCGCCTCGCCGACCTTCGTGGACCTGCGCGCGCCGTTCGTGAACGTCATGGTGTTCCTGACGGTGTCGATGCTGATGGCGGCGGTCGTCGCGCGCTCGCGCCACCTGGTGCTGCGGCAGAGCACGCTGGAGCGCGAGCGGGTGAACCTCGCGCGGCACTTCCCGCCGGCGATCGTCGACCGCCTCGCCGCGCAGGACCGCACGACCCTGGCCGACACGCGCGAGCAGAGGGCCGCGATCATGTTCGCCGACCTTGTCGGCTTCACGAAGTGGGCCGAGCCTCACCCGCCGCACGACGTCATCGTCATGCTGCGCGCGGTGCACGCCCGGCTCGAGGACGAGGTGTTCCGCCACCACGGCATGCTCGACAAGTTCACCGGCGACGGGATGATGGCGACGTTCGGCACGCTCGACCCGGAGCCCGACGACATCGCCAACGCGGTGGCCTGCGTCCGCTCGATCGTCGACGACTTCGCCGCCTGGAACCGGGAGCGGGCGCAGCGCGGCGCGCCGCCGGTGTCGATCTCGGTGGGGCTCCACTACGGCCCCGTGGTGCTCGGCAACATCGGCACGGAGCGGCGGCTGGAGTTCGCGGTGCTCGGCGACACCGTGAACGTCGCGGCGCGGCTGGAGACCCTGACGCGCCAGCTCCACGCGTCCGCGGTGATCAGTATGGACGTCGCCGATGCGCTGAAGCTGGCCGACCCGGAAACGGCCGACCGCCTCCTCGACGGTTTCGCCTACCGCGGCAGGGCGACGCTGAAGGGCCGCATGCACCCCGTGACCGTGCTCTCGTACGGCTGA
- a CDS encoding aspartate aminotransferase family protein — MDAFANRPNDLASFWMPYTANRSFKAHPRLCVSAKGMYYTAGDGRLILDGTAGLWCVNAGHGDPRIVGAIQKQAAALDYAPNFQFGHPLAFSLANRLTELFPSALKHAFFTNSGSEAVDSALKIALAYHVANGEEERTLLVGRQRGYHGSGFGGTAVGGIERNKAQFGAAVHPVDHLRHTHLPENAFSKGAPDHGGPELADDLERLVELHGASSIAAVIVEPIAGSTGVLVPPKGYLHRLRTICDKHGILLIFDEVITAFGRLGASSAADYYGIIPDIMTLAKGMTNAAVPMGAVMTSGRIYDTVVESSPAGIELFHGYTYSGHPLACAAALATLDVYREDELFENAGMLAPIWEERLHKLADRPHVVDIRNLGLIGAVELAPREGAPGARGIEAMERAFEAGLMIRVTGDTIALSPPLIISEAEIETLFSTLETVLRTID, encoded by the coding sequence ATGGACGCTTTCGCCAACCGGCCGAACGATCTGGCCAGCTTCTGGATGCCCTACACCGCCAACCGGAGCTTCAAGGCTCACCCGCGGCTGTGCGTTTCGGCGAAGGGGATGTACTACACCGCCGGCGATGGCCGACTGATCCTCGACGGGACGGCGGGCCTCTGGTGCGTCAATGCCGGGCATGGCGACCCCCGGATCGTCGGTGCGATCCAGAAGCAGGCGGCCGCGCTGGACTATGCACCGAACTTCCAGTTCGGCCACCCGCTCGCCTTCTCGCTGGCGAACCGGCTGACCGAGCTTTTCCCCTCGGCGCTCAAGCACGCGTTCTTCACCAACTCCGGGTCGGAGGCGGTCGACTCGGCCCTCAAGATCGCGCTCGCCTACCACGTCGCCAACGGCGAGGAGGAGCGCACCCTCCTGGTCGGCCGCCAGCGCGGCTACCACGGGTCCGGTTTCGGTGGCACGGCGGTCGGCGGGATCGAGCGCAACAAGGCCCAGTTCGGCGCGGCGGTCCATCCGGTCGACCATCTGCGCCACACGCACCTGCCGGAGAACGCCTTCAGCAAGGGGGCGCCCGACCATGGCGGGCCGGAACTCGCCGACGACCTGGAACGGCTGGTGGAACTCCACGGCGCGTCGTCCATCGCGGCGGTGATCGTCGAGCCGATCGCCGGGTCGACCGGTGTCCTGGTTCCCCCCAAGGGCTACCTGCACCGTCTGCGCACGATCTGCGACAAGCACGGCATCCTTCTCATCTTCGACGAGGTGATCACCGCGTTCGGCCGCCTCGGGGCAAGCTCGGCCGCGGACTACTACGGCATCATTCCCGACATCATGACCCTCGCCAAGGGGATGACCAACGCCGCCGTCCCGATGGGCGCGGTGATGACCTCCGGGCGGATCTACGACACCGTCGTCGAATCGTCGCCGGCCGGGATCGAGCTCTTCCACGGCTACACCTATTCGGGTCACCCGCTCGCCTGCGCCGCCGCCCTCGCGACCCTCGACGTCTACCGCGAGGACGAGCTGTTCGAGAATGCCGGCATGCTGGCGCCGATCTGGGAGGAGCGGCTGCACAAGCTCGCCGACCGCCCGCACGTCGTCGACATCCGCAATCTCGGCCTGATCGGCGCCGTCGAGCTCGCCCCCCGCGAAGGGGCGCCGGGCGCACGCGGCATCGAGGCGATGGAGCGCGCGTTCGAGGCGGGCCTGATGATCCGCGTCACCGGCGATACGATCGCGCTGTCGCCGCCGCTCATCATCTCCGAGGCCGAGATCGAGACGCTGTTCTCGACGCTCGAGACGGTCCTGCGGACCATCGACTGA
- the thiE gene encoding thiamine phosphate synthase translates to MKTFDLSLYLVLDPGLCAGTGMIETARAAVAGGATMVQLRDKTGGTDRLVETGRDLMDALAGTPARVIVNDDVTAAITIGAHGLHIGQGDGAADEARARIGPAMILGLSVERPDLAAGVDPAVVDYIGAGPVFATPTKPGHHAPIGFDGLAGIVRASPVPAVAIGGLKAPHVGDVLAAGADGLAVVSAICGESDPRSAAHAIAVRIAASRRSIPRLAGATV, encoded by the coding sequence ATGAAGACCTTCGACCTGTCCCTCTATCTCGTCCTCGATCCAGGCCTGTGCGCCGGGACCGGCATGATCGAGACCGCACGCGCGGCCGTCGCCGGCGGCGCGACCATGGTGCAGCTGCGTGACAAGACCGGCGGCACCGACCGGCTGGTCGAGACCGGCCGCGATCTGATGGACGCTCTCGCCGGCACGCCCGCCAGGGTGATCGTCAACGACGACGTGACCGCAGCCATCACCATCGGCGCCCACGGCCTTCACATCGGTCAGGGGGATGGTGCCGCCGACGAGGCGCGGGCGCGGATCGGTCCGGCCATGATCCTCGGCCTCAGTGTGGAGCGGCCGGACCTCGCAGCCGGCGTCGATCCGGCGGTCGTCGACTACATCGGCGCCGGCCCGGTGTTCGCGACGCCGACCAAGCCCGGCCACCACGCGCCGATCGGGTTCGACGGCCTCGCCGGGATCGTCCGGGCGAGTCCCGTCCCGGCGGTTGCCATCGGCGGCCTCAAGGCGCCGCACGTCGGTGACGTTCTCGCCGCCGGCGCGGACGGCCTCGCCGTCGTCTCGGCGATCTGCGGCGAGAGCGACCCGCGCTCCGCCGCCCACGCCATCGCCGTCCGGATCGCGGCCTCGCGCCGGTCGATCCCCCGGCTGGCCGGCGCCACCGTCTGA
- a CDS encoding DUF2798 domain-containing protein: MHPRFAPYLFGLLLSGFMSFIVSGIATVRAAGLVTNLPSIWLECWLTSWVIAFPVVLLVAPMVRRLVAVMVRQEPGR; the protein is encoded by the coding sequence ATGCACCCTCGATTCGCCCCTTACCTGTTCGGCCTCCTTCTCTCCGGGTTCATGTCGTTCATCGTGTCGGGGATCGCGACGGTCCGGGCGGCGGGACTGGTGACGAACCTGCCGTCGATCTGGCTGGAGTGCTGGCTGACCTCCTGGGTGATCGCGTTCCCGGTGGTGCTGCTTGTCGCGCCGATGGTGCGGCGGCTGGTGGCGGTCATGGTGCGACAGGAGCCGGGACGATGA